One Gossypium raimondii isolate GPD5lz chromosome 3, ASM2569854v1, whole genome shotgun sequence genomic window carries:
- the LOC105793779 gene encoding uncharacterized protein LOC105793779 encodes MNWVQRKIYLYNVTFGLYMLDWWERYLFNTLVIVLMWFIFYNSSRYVTEFYKRHLS; translated from the exons ATGAATTGGGTCCAACGCAAGATCTATCTCTACAATGTCACATTTGGACTCTACATGTTGGATTGGTGGGAGCGTTACCTTTTCA ACACACTGGTTATTGTGTTGATGTGGTTCATCTTTTACAACAGCTCGCGATATGTAACGGAGTTTTACAAGAG GCATCTATCCTAG
- the LOC105793778 gene encoding COP9 signalosome complex subunit 4, with protein sequence MESALANASEIIDQRQKIEQYKHILSTVFSSNDIVQAKKFIDHMLSDDVPLVVSRQLLQTFAQELGRLEPEAQKEIAHYTLAQIQPRVVSFEEQVLIIREKLAELYESEQQWSKAAQMLSGIDLDSGMRVIDDTFRLSKCVQIARLYLEDDDSVNAEAFINKASFLVSNSQHEVLILQYKVCYARILDLKRKFLEAALRYYDISQIEKRQIGDETIDEDALEQALSAAVTCTILAGAGPQRSRVLATLYKDERCSKLKIYPILRKVYLERILRKPEIDAFAEELKPHQKALLPDNFTVLDRAMIEHNLLSASKLYTNISFDELGTLLGIPPHKAEKIASRMIYEDRMRGSIDQVEAVIHFEDDTEELQQWDQQIVGVCQALNDILDSMAKKGMAVPV encoded by the exons ATGGAGAGTGCATTAGCAAACGCATCGGAAATTATAGACCAGAGGCAGAAAATCGAGCAATACAAACACATTCTATCAACTGTTTTCTCATCCAACGACATCGTTCAAGCCAAGAAATTCATCGATCATA tgTTATCGGACGATGTTCCACTGGTGGTATCAAGGCAGCTTTTACAAACTTTCGCTCAAGAATTAGGAAGGTTGGAGCCTGAGGCACAAAAGGAAATTGCTCATTATACCCTTGCTCAAATTCAGCCTCGTGTCGTTTCATTTGAAGAACAG GTACTGATTATCCGAGAGAAACTTGCTGAGTTGTATGAGTCGGAGCAGCAGTGGTCAAAAGCAGCGCAGATGCTAAGTGGGATTGATTTGGACTCTGGAATGAG GGTTATTGATGATACATTCAGATTGTCAAAATGTGTCCAAATTGCCCGTCTCTATCTTGAg GATGATGATTCTGTTAATGCAGAAGCTTTTATTAATAAAGCTTCATTCTTGGTTAGCAACAGTCAGCATGAAGTTTTGATTTTACAATACAAG GTATGTTATGCAAGGATTTTGGATTTAAAGAGGAAGTTCTTGGAAGCAGCATTGCGATACTATGACATATCTCAAATTGAGAAGCGACAAATAGGAGACGA AACAATTGATGAGGATGCTCTGGAGCAAGCTCTATCTGCTGCTGTTACATGTACAATATTAGCTGGTGCAGGTCCTCAGCGTTCTCGTGTTCTTGCCACACTTTACAAA GATGAACGTTGCTCCAAGCTGAAGATTTATCCAATATTACGAAAG GTTTATTTGGAGAGAATATTAAGAAAACCTGAAATTGATGCATTTGCTGAAGAACTGAAACCACATCAG AAAGCATTGCTTCCTGACAATTTTACTGTGCTGGACCGTGCCATGATAGAGCATAATCTTCTGAGTGCAAGCAAACTTTACACAAATATAAG TTTTGATGAGCTGGGTACTTTGCTGGGCATTCCTCCTCATAAG GCAGAGAAAATAGCCTCAAGAATGATTTATGAGGATAGAATGAGGGGATCAATTGATCAG GTGGAAGCGGTTATACATTTTGAAGATGATACAGAAGAGCTGCAACAATGGGACCAACAG ATTGTTGGCGTGTGTCAAGCTCTGAATGACATACTTGATAGCATGGCAAAGAAGGGCATGGCAGTTCCTGTGTAA